The Corallococcus caeni region TGTCGTTTCATGTGGGCTTATGGAGCCGTGAACGACGCCCTTCCGGTGGACGGGGGAATGCAGGACTACCTGTCATATAGGGATGGGCCCGGGTGACGTGGCGGGTTATAACGACCTCTGAACCGTTCCGGCGGTGGAGGGGCCGTGAGCCTTACGGCCACCCCACCGGACGTCACGTGCAAGGTTGATGTGGTGAAAACCCACCCCCGAGGTCCTCTCGCTTCCGGCCGCGTCCGGAAGAAGCGCCATGTGGCGCCCGCGTCGGCGGCCGCGCTGTCGCGGCGGCAGTTGGAGCGCAAGCTGGCGGTCAGCGTGGGCGCGGCGGCCCGGGCCGCGCGGCTGCGGGCTGGCCTCACGCAGGCGGACGTGGCGGACCGCGTCGGCATCGCGTCGGAGGTCTACGGCCGGCTGGAGCGGGGCAAGATGATGCCCAGCGTCCCCACGCTGTTCCGCCTGTGCCTGGCGCTGCAGCTGTCCGCGGACGCGTCGCTGGGGCTGGCGGTGGCGGCGGCGGCGGGCGCGGGGCTGTGGGAGGAGGACTCCACGGACAAGGACGACCTGCCGGAGATGCGCCGCCTGCTGCGCGCAGTTCGCCGGCTGCCGCGCCCCCAGCTCAAGCTGATGAGCCTGGTGGCCAGCGCCATCCTGCCCACGCGCCGCTGAAGCCCCGGCCCCCCATGCGGTTCGCCTCCCGCCCGGCGCGGTCCTTGACTGGTCCGACTGTCGGACCCGTTGCGGTCCTTCGGCCTCAGGGCGCGGACGCGGGAGGGCGGGGCGGGTTCGCGCGCGGGGCGGCTTCCGTCACCCGCCACACCCAGCCGGACGGGGTGGGGTCCCGGTGCGCGGTGTTCACGTCCACCGCGTACACGTCCACGGTGTGCTCGCCCACGGGCAGGTCCTTGAGGCGCCACGGGGACTCGCAGGGGATGTAGAGGCTGCCGTCCAGCGAGCACCAGAACACGGGCTTCAGCGTGGTGGCGGTGAAGACGAAGGTGGCCTCCCTGGAGGGCGTGGCCCCGGGTGGCCCCTCGTCGATGAAGGTGTCCGGCCCTTCGTTCCCCGCGCGCGCCAGCGACGGCGGGAACAGCACCGGCGTCAGCATCAGGCACAACAGCATCGACGCGAGCAGTCCGTGGGGAAGGTAGCGCAGGGACGGCGGGGGAATCATAAGCAGGCTCGCGTGACGCCGGACGCCGCACGCACTCGTGACCAGGGCATGTCGCTGGAGAGCGGCCTGGGAGGGCTGGGGCGTTCCATGGCGTCCGGGGAATGGGAAAGGGCGACTTCCTGGAAGGTGGGGATGGATCCGAAATGGGGCGCCCCGTCCCCAGGACGGGGCAGGGCATCCACGGCGCGACGTGACGCGCGGGGCCAATGTCCGCCAGAGGAAAAGGTACGCCGCCGGCACGGCCCCGGTCGGGCGGTGATGGCACGCGTCACGGGGCAGCGCTTGTCAGGGCGGGCATCCCCTGGCCTCATGGGTGCTGGCCGGGACCTGTCTTGCACGAACGCCATCACCCATGACCGTCTCGAAGAGGAGCACGCCCTGGCACGCCGCCGCGCTGGTGCTTTCGCTATGCCTGCTGGGGCCGGTGCTCCCCGCTCGCGCGCAGGCCACCCCCCAGGTTCCTGAAGCGGACCCCGGCAGTGCCCGGCTGGGCGACACGCTGGACGCGGGCCTGCCCGTCACCCGCCAGGACGGGGGCGCGGGCACGGTCGTGAAGGAGGCGGACCTCCAGCGCACGGACGCGGGCTGGGCGCTGGAGGCGGGCGCGGCGCCAGACGCCGGGCCCGCGCTGGCCGCCTTCGTGCCGCCCGCGCTGGTGCAGGACTCGCCCGCGCCGTACCCGCCCCGGCTGGTGGGCGAGGGCGTGGCGGGCACGGTGAAGCTGGAGCTGCTGGTGGACGAGGCGGGCGAGGTGGACACCGCCACGCTGGTGGAGGGCGTGCACCCGCTGCTCAACGAGGCCGCGCTGCACGCCGCGCCCTCCCTGCGCTTCTCCCCCGCGATGATGGAGGGGCAGCCCGTCGCGGTGCGCCTGTTCTTCGAGTACCGCTTCGAGGCCCCTGTCGCGGTGGCCAGCGGCGCGGACGGCGGCACGTTGACGCCGCAAGGGCCCATCACCCTCAAGGGGCTGGTGCGGCAGAAGGGCAACCGCCGGCCGCTCATCGGCGCGACGCTGGTGTCGGACGCGGCGCCGG contains the following coding sequences:
- a CDS encoding helix-turn-helix transcriptional regulator, which translates into the protein MERKLAVSVGAAARAARLRAGLTQADVADRVGIASEVYGRLERGKMMPSVPTLFRLCLALQLSADASLGLAVAAAAGAGLWEEDSTDKDDLPEMRRLLRAVRRLPRPQLKLMSLVASAILPTRR